GTGTCTCAGGGGTGCAGCTGAACATCTGGCTGCAAGCAATCTGGAAACTGGAGAAAAGTGAGCAAGGAAGCAGAACTGTCATCTACAGGAAGAGGCGAATTACATATTATTTAAGTATATTTAGCTGAGACAGAATTCAAATAAGTGCATTTGAGTATCTACACAAGAAAACATCTATAGGGTTCTAACAGTACCACCGGAGAGAATAAACAAATATAAGGTGCAATGAGCCTTGCGGCCCAGTAGGGGGCGATGGCACGTGTATGTGGGGAATACGGTTGTGCTTGGATGAAATGCACATAGCAGTCAGGCACAACTGCTGATGACCCCTACAGCAGCTGCAAGTGCTCTTCAATACCATTTAGGAAGTGATTGTCCGGGGGTATGTCTTCCTCGGCAAGACCAAGACTGTTATCCATGTCATCTCGGTCAACCAAGAAGAGATCGTTCTTGAGGATGTCACAGGTCAGCTCTTTATCTGACAATGAATCTGGAGGAAGCAAAAGAGAGCGAGAGGCTGTATCAGAGATAAAGGGCAGGCTGATTTAAGCACAATACTTCGACCCTCCCCAAAACCATTCACAAAACATACAAGTGAGGCTGCTGTTAGGCCAGACCTGAGGATCATTATGATAGAGGAATGTGCAGTTCACACATTCACAGGTACAGTGGGTGCATAAAGGTGACATGATACCTTAACCCTGATACGTGACACTGCAAACTAGAACATACTACACTGCGTTTTGGCTGACAAGAACATTAACATGTTCATCATTCTGCCACAGCCAGTGAAGAATCCCCCAATATGACATGGCTTACAGTAGTCATGTAACGGTTCTGAAACAGAGACCGAAACCTCAATACAAATGTTCGCAATTTGGTATTATAGTTCTGTCTCCCGCTATAACACTATAACACATGTAAACCACAAAATTCTTATTCTACTTAAAGTTGGGGCAAGTTgtatatttcataaaaatgttaCACACTGTACTATCCAACTGCATGTCATGTGACTATTTTGGTCCAATCATGAGTGATGGCACCTGCGGTAAGAGCTAGGCTAGTTTCACTAGTTCAAGATGAACAATAACCAAGACTGCAGAGCATCTGTGCACATTTAAGTCAGTGgtgtgggaacattttggttatCCAGTAGGGTagagtgttttttatttttgtatttgattTAAGTTAAATAAAACAAGGTCTGAACTGAACCATGGATTTGGAGAGTTGTTACACCCCCCTGGCATACAGGTACCATTTCTGACTCTCCAAAAGATGGAGTGGTGAGGGGGACGGTGGGAATGAAGACACACACCCAGCCACACAGAGAGCACAGCACAACAAAGCATGAGTCACAGCAACAAGGAGCGAGTCACAGCAACACTGCATGAGTCATTGCTGTACCATTAACAGATCCAGTCCAGAGACAGGCAATAAAAACAGTGAGacaacatttatttatacaaaataAAGTATGTAGATGGACAGGAAATAAGTAGAAAGTAGGCCCCAGACTGACATCCATTTGAATCTGAAGTCGATCTGAAACTCACCAAACCTCTCCTCTATCTGTACGTCACAAAAGTCGTCGTCAGGAAATCCACTCTGAGGGTCGTGCAGTGAATCCAAATCAAGATTACCATTCAGGATGTTcctaaaaaaaatccagataGAGAGATGGGTCATGACCACGAGGGGGGAGGCAGAGCGTCATACACACCAATCACATCCTTCCATGCAACAGGCCCTCAGGCAACATCCAATCCAAAAAAGGATACTCAGTCCCATTTGGTGAACTGTATATCCCACAAAATCCAAACTCTACTTAATTACTCGCATCTCAAGGCCCAACGGTCTTTCGCTAATGCTCAGGAAATATTACTCTTACTTGTATATAACACTAATCTACCtcctgggaggggggcacttACTCTTGAGAGATAAACACCAATTTTGTCTTCCTGTATTTTCGGTAGAGGTTTTCATCTGTAAGAGATAGGAAGCCCAATCacggaaaaaaattacatgatCTGACATGTGGGCGTCCGTCATATTTTGTTAATGCAGATGCAGGATAAAAGCAAATTCATGCACACTGTACAGCAGCAGGAACGCAAACCTATTTCGTGGTGGGTGTGCAGGATGCCCAAGGGTGTGTCAAGGCTACAGGGCCAGACCATGTGTCCAACGCGCCTCACCTCCTTTCTTCTCCTTGCAGTATTTCCCGAATGCCTCATCTCTCGGGATGTTGGGATACAGGAACTTCAGAGGGTTTTCAGGAATGTTTAACACCTCCAGGAACTGGAAGTTGCAAATGATTTCGGAGAAGGGGATCTGGGAAAGGTCTGTCTTAGTGAATGGCTGCACCGTCCGGACATTGGGGGTCTCTGAAACAGAGAAAGACCCCGCTCCAGGTCAAAACGCTCGTCCTCACGCACTCCGTATCACACGCAGACGGTGCTGCATCACAGCCTCACCGTCTTGGAAAAActccacccaggagaaggtgatGCCTCCGTCCCTGGCACTCTCGCTGAACCTCAGCAGGAAGGTCCCTGGCTGCTTCGTGCTGAGGAGCAACTTCTCCTTGTCTTTGTTCACAAAACCCATAATGCAACTGGCAGCAGATGGCAGAAGGTCAGGTCACGTTAAAGTAAACTCCCTCTGCAGCACATCGTAgccaatcatttttttgttatttacgATGATAATATGGCTTGATTAGGACATTTCTTTGTATTTGAGGAAACTTCTAATCTAAGCAGTAAAATCAAGACAGCAGATGGTGAGAATACCCTTCTTTCCAGAGTTCCTCCAGATAGTTCTTCACAAGGACAAGGATCCCATCAAACCATATGAAGAACGAGAAGTTGGAGCCAGGCATGTTTTCCTGCAAacaccgggggaggggggggcagtgatTTTAATGATGATGAAATGTTTTTGGAAGAAAACAGAAAGCTATGTTAATTTACACCTGCTGGAACACAAAGACTCCGTTTTCcaaaaattgtttttattagTGCTGCCTATTTCTCCCATACTCTCGATCCTTCCCAGCCTTGGCCAATGAGATAAGGAGGAGTTTTACTTTCCTTCCCAGCCTTGAGAGTGAGACAGCGAACACCATTTCATCTTCACTTAAGACCAGGTGCAAAAACTAGAGACAGAATAGTTCTGCACAGTTATGAACAATAATATCTCTGAATTACGCAGCTATCGGTCTCCTTCAGAAGTCCTATAACTGCCCTGGGATGCTGTTCATCCGTGCGCAGCGCCTCAGCAATTGATTATGTGAATATGCTCTGTCTGAAAGTTGGGGAACGTATATGCTTATACTTTAGTTTGATTATTAGTCCAATTAAGTAATAAAGTATTCCCTTCCTATACAAAGAAGTCTCCAATGGAAATTTCTACAACAGGATCCTTTTGTTTACCATTTGTGCAAGTATGAGTGCAGGTACATTACAATGCTGCTTTTTTTTGCCCATCTTGCACTCCTTTGAAACAcacgcacgtgcacacacacgtgcacacacacgtgcacacaagGTGGCgcatctaaatggggaccttccattcatttctatgggacaAACCCtgaccctaatcccaatcacgacacatTTAACCCCTAGCtagccctaaccgtaaccacCAGTATCCAAACAAGAtttctggcatttttaattttttgattgcattcacagatttttataaaattgatgATATCCAattggggacctgaaaaatgtcccaaaacataaggaagtttcaggttttaccacactttgggcACATTTTGATTCCCatatgtgatctatgcaaacccacatacacacgcacacacacagtccatgtgATGATATCTTTAAGGAAACATTCTCCATTGATTTCTAGGGGAATaatcctaatcccaactatggcaacctaaccttaaccataagtagccaaacaatttttgccaattttcattttttgattgcattcacagatttatttattttttttaaactgaggTTATACTTGTGGGGActaaaaaaaatgtgtccacAAGGTAAGTTAAAGGTTTTTATCAGATTGTGTGGAAATCTGGTCCCGACTatgaaataattacaaaaacactcACTCACCCCATTTATCTGGCAACCCTAGGAGCATTTTGGGGGGTTCAGGGCCCAATGGAGATGAAGATTGTCTGCTGAGGCAAGGACTTGAACCtatgaccttctgattacaggtacAGAGGCTTAACCTTACTGCTACAGAAAGGTTTCAGCTATAGCTTATTCAACAGGAGAAGGATAATTCTTCTGAGAAAATGTATGATTCCCTTAACCTGACATGGTTCAAGAACATCACATCAAGCAACAGTAGTCAGGGCTCAAATCAAGTGGCATGACAGCATTCATTCCTAAGAAAGAATGACTCCAAAGCATTCTAATCCCAGAAGGGAAACGGCAAGAAATACAGAGAGGACCAACATCTCAGAGGTTCAGtttgctgaggaaagcagatcaAGGCGTCAATGATCACAGGGTGATGGTGGTGGTAAATGGTGGAAACGGAATTGCCTTGAGATACACACACAAGAGTGAGTGTATGTTGCACGCTGAGACCCTCTGAGCCATAACTGTAGGCTTAATTACAGGTTAGGTGAGGTTGGAGAAGTACCCATAATGCCACACTGGACCTAATCATCGAGAGCTGACCTCATTGCCCTTACCTTCGAAAACCTGGTCCAGGAAATTGGACAGTTGCTATATGTCAGCTGCTGGCCTGTTTCAGAGAGAAATGTGAAATGAGTAACAGATCAGTCCATCCCAAGGTGATGAGGTGCAGGCACCACGGCGGCTGTCCCTTCTACTCACCAAGTAATTTCTGCGCGATCATCTCCAGCTGGTCGGGGTCGAGTCCGCGATCCGTGGCGGCCAGAAACTGCCAGCTCAGCATGTCTGCCAGCTGGGACCACGTGGCAGGAGAGGGGTTGTTGAAGAAGCTGATATTCTGGGGGAGGGAACGACAGCATCTGTCATAGCCATTGTAAACGGGGTGAGAGGAGGAGAACGCCACCCCCGCCCTCACCTCCATGTGGCCTCTCACCGAGGGGTCTGTGGACACCATGTTGAACCACAACACAGAGGCCCAGGCAGCCTGCTGCTGGCTGGAGTTGGAGATAATCACCACGGGAAGCGAGGACGTCTGAAGGGGAGACAGCAAAGCCAAGGGAAGACCATGAGGATTCAGGTGACAAACTCTCATGGAATTTTAACAGGAACCAGTTACGATCGGAGGGATTTATTAGCCCTCATGTTACCAACTGGAGGTATATTTTTTGTCATCTCACAGGTGCTTAtcatcattccaatttttttcCAATCAATTTGTTCCTAATGATGTCACATCAATGTTTTCTATTTCTGACCCCAGTTAAATCGCACCCAATTACAACTATTTCGTTTTAATAAATGGAGTTAATATTTGCCATGGGTCCTAATTTACAGTATCATGCAGAATCAAGGGGGGGGACTCTGTCAGTCATTGTGAAGAAGACAGACACGAATTACTACATGTGCTTTCTTgacaacttgagatactgctgttcctaacATAAGATGATGTTCAAAGacaatccatccatttcctgcaaccgcttgtcctattcagggttggggggggggggggggtccagagcctgtaCCAGCAGCTACGGGAACGACGCAGGAAGGTGGGCCacctcatcacagggcacactctcGCACGCACACTTATGGGCAGTTccgtaactccaattagcctcagcatgtttttggactttggAGAGGAAGCCAGAGTATCAGGAGGAACCCCACAACAAATcagggagaacaagcaaactccacacgcttggagacttgaaccctggtcacAGAGGTATTAGGtggcagcactaaccactgcaccaaccCACGTTCAGAAATGCAATGCACAACTtcataatgaaatgttaaataaCTATCAAAGTTAATGTTTAAGTTCTATTATACATCATAATATGAAATAGTTTGCCATGCATATGGATGCCATGCAGTAAGAGCATGATCAAGACGCGCTGTGAGTGTGGGGGAAAAGCACAATTGTACCAATTTTTGAGGCCtcggagggggaggggggagggatatGTAAGGAGAAGGCGCTTTCTCAGAGCTACAAGAAGCGTTTGGCTGTAATAAATCTAGAATATAACTATAAAAGAGCTTTTTATAACACCAGCATTTGAAAAAATGGCAAACAGATCAAAACTGACCAGATTTGATGTTGCTGCTTTGTATTGAAAGACAAAAGAAAACTCAAAAGAAGTTGAgagcagcgtgtggctcagtgggctaagcctctgtgtctgtgatcaaaAGGTCACAGGTTTgaacccaacctcagcacatTTGTGGGTGCCTCAGCAAAGCCCttagctccctgggtgctgctatggccCTTCATATATCAGAATCAAAGGATGGCAAataagcttttaagtaataaagTGGATCACACTAGGGATAAAAGCTGCAGGTTGTACAAAAGAGAAGTatagatttttgttttacagcATATGCAAATTCATTGTCATAATAATACTATTTTTTTTAGATGACAACTACATATCAATGCTTTGACAAGAAATGTTTTGCTCTCATTCTTATTTTCATATTATGATTGCTTCTGGTCGGTTGCCcatatatgcaaaatatgttGGTAGGATGAGGATTAATGGTCTGACTACCAACCATCAATCATGATTAGCCTGTAGGTTTGAGCGTGCTTCATGGGCCCAGATCACAGATGCGTGCAAAGGCTCAATTATGGCCCTTATCTTTATAGTCCTACAACCTTGACTTTGGCTAAAACTGACCAAACGAGACTATGTCTGAGAAAGGGACATGAGATCCAGTTCACTTGTATCTGTAAACACATTATCTTGCACATGCGGGCCCTGACCAGGTGGCCCCCATCCAAGTGTTCTCTTCGTCTGAGTGGTTAAAGCGTCATGTAAGTTaatgtgattggctgagggCTGTGTATCACGTGATGGACATAACGTATGGAAACCTTCAGGATGGTCAATGGCATTTAGCTGGTAGGACTGTCTATTCTCTCCGACCCTCTTCCTTTACTTTGTTACTCTGCCTTCTGAGCCTCTCTATTCTGGTCTACAAAggtaaaacacagcagccatGCATAAACTGAAGCTGCTTTGCCTTGGTGAAGATTTTGTAGCTGCAATTTGGTGTTTTCTTCAAAACCGAGCACAAGATTAAACAGAGCCTAAGGGATCTTATTTCAGTCATAACTCATAATTTTGATAAAATGCACAGTTACTGTGGTTTGGCTGCAGTATTAGCTACTTCCGAGTGAATTCTTCAAAGACTCGTATAAAAACTGAACTTTCGAAGCAGATCATGAATAGATGCTTAGAGCAAAGTTCAACGATCTCTTTGCGTTTCCAACAGTCAGGCTGAGCGCCCAGCAAAGTGAGGGTGTGGAAGCTCACCTGCAAGGTGACTGACAGCCCGTGCAGCTCAAACTCCGTCTGGAAGGAGATGGTGTGCAGCTCCTCGGTGACGCTCAGTGAAATCTGCAGGATGCAGCCATCAGCGTCATTCAGCACCTGCGGCGACGGCAACTCGCTGCTTCGGGATCGGCGTCACGCTCGCCACCGTACTTAGTTACCTACCTCATGCACTCCTTTGCCCCCAACTCCATTTTTCTTCTCCTTCAATATCTGTGGAGAGAACGTTCCGGAAAAGCAGAACCATCAAAAACGGAGCATCAGGCAAGCCCACCACAAATTTAAGTCTTTCagtcagaggtggatagttcaagtacagaaaataaaaatctagACCAAGATCTTGTGTCAAACAactagttgagtactctgtgactgtgacccttAATACTTAACTAGTTGGTGAAACAAAATCTGGATTTTGACTTTCTAAACCTAAACTAcccaccatgccccccccccccccctcaaactCACCAGATGCCTGAAGTCAgccaccatgcccccccctcaAACTCACCAGATGCCTGAAGTCAGCCACCATGCCCCCACTGCTACTCTCAATCATGTTCAGCGCCTTGGTGCTGTTTCCCAGCACGTTGAACCTTCGATACCTGCATTGTAAGACGTGACAGTCATGGAGACGCCATTCTAGCAAACCACTCTGCCCCCCGAGACAGGGGGTGCCATGTTTTTCTCTGTTCACAGAACAGCAGCAAGCAAAGTGTGAACAGACTCACCCTTTCACCTGGGGGGCATCCCtgaaaaaaacagacacaccattcagaagagattcacagcacaTCACTACATACAACTATCCtgcacctgtcatttgagaaatcTGACAGTGCGGGGAGATGGTAGCGGTATCTGACAGTGCGGGGAGATGGTAGCGGTATCTGACAGTGCGGGGAGATGGTAGCGGTATCTGACAGTGCGGGGAGATGGTAGCGGTATCTGACAGTGCGGGGAGATGGTAGCGGTATCTGACAGTGCGGGGAGATGGTAGCGGTATCTGACAGCGTTTGGAAGCACAGTGGGTGCAGCATTTGCATGGCAGTGAGAACTGGTAAGCAGTAGAAAAACagacatgaaaaaaaatgtcatcaGCACCTGTCCATAGTTACTGTCACTTTCATTACGTGGTTCAGCTCAGGGACTTTGACCAGGAGCCtataaaaagcaaacaaacaatgaAGCATTAAGCCACAGTGCAGGGCAACAAATCCGAGCTTCCACAGGTCAGTAGGggccatttttaaatgatttctcTCATGTACCATGAAAGCTACAATAAACTATGTTCATTCTTTTGGAGAGGCTCATATTTGTGTGCCAGTGTGGCCACAGCAGACATGTGTGAGATTATTTATGGAACTTGAACATAAAACAttactcagtttttttttttatgatcatGAGGCAGTAAGGGGAGGTGGTGCCCCATTCCATCCCGGAAATATGAGTCAGGAGCCTGTCCCAGTTCTGTTACATTCCTAACATTCTGTCCGCTCTGGATTTCTCTACACTTGGGCCAGTAGTATGTTTTTCATTCTGAAGGTCCCCTGGAGGCATTCCACTGTTTGCTCATTTTCCCCtatttttcatttagtacaAATAATATATGACGACAAATGTGATGCAGACCTATTGTGATGGCAAACAGGACAGCACAGTGCCATGGTAACAATGCCCTGCTGAGCACAAAGCCTCTGTGCTGCACCGTTTACCACCATCGAGGAGGCAGTTAGTGGAAAGCTCAAGCGGCTCCGTGCGCGTATTTACCGTGTGGATCTGGCAGCCGCGCCTTCAAGCCAGAAGCCCAGGACTTGCGTTAAGGCAGGACAGTGTGACTCACCGAGTTTTCACAGAGAACTGCACGTTGGTGCGAAGGATCAGCGGACCCTTCCCCTGTGGCATGGAGGGCTGTGTCTCCACCACGAAGGCGCTGGAGGAAAGAGAGATGCAGGAGTCAGGCAAGAGGAGGCCTGGGATGGAGGACCCAAGGAAAGAGAACtgctgcacccccccctcccacgaTACCTATCCCACCCCCAGGCCACTGTCCCTATGAGTCCTACCCCACCCCTTTgacgctccccccccccgctcagggcattcccccccccccactgctcccCTCGGgccactctcccccccccccccccccccactgctcccCTCGGgccactctccccccccccccactgctcccCTCGGGCCACCCCCCCCTGGCACCTCTTCAGCAGCACTACGAGCAGCTCGTCCGTCGTCCTCTGCAGCGTGGGCTTCTTTAGCTTGAAGGGATCGTTATCATACGTCACCTTTCCAGAAAGCTCTTCCATCTTTTTCAAGAACTTCCTCACCTGGAAGAGGCACTCTGCCTCCATGGTGAACCTGTGCCAGGGCACACGATGCTGAGGACACGAGGATGCACAAACACACCGAGATGCACAGTCGATAGAGTAAACTAGAACAGTGTTTTCTCAATCCAGTTCTCAGGAACCCACAgctggtccacgtttttgctccctccaagctcctgGGACACAAAAACGTGGACTACCTGTGGGTTcttgaggactggattgggaaaacACTGGACTAGAAAATGCACAAACACACCGGATGGAGGCTTAAAGCATACCAGTTCTCCAGGTAGCTCAGATCCACGTCCTCCTTGGACCCGATGCAGGACTTCTGCTGCCTCTTGTGCCACTCTACCAGCTCTCCATTGACAATGACTGTGAGCAGCTCCTCCGCCAACTTCAGAATCTCAATCATGGCTGTGATCAGGGCCTACACCATAAAGACGGGCGCCATGACGACGGGCATGATTCATGCATAACTAATCAAGATGCTTAACACCAGTTCGACAAAGAGCATTCAAAGCTCAAAGTTGAGAGAATGGGAAACTGACAAGGAGCGACGGTTGGTGTAGTAACAGGTCATGGAGGCCTGACCACACCTGCACAAAAGGGCACTTTATGTCGTTGCTGGATGCACCCTGTGGTCAATGCACAGCTGTGCACAGTCACAGGGGCCTCACCTTCCTGGCAGTATTCAGCCTATTCAGCAGGACCTGCAAGATGTTCTTCTGCTGCCTCTGCTCCTCATCACTGGTGCTGCCTGGAGAAAACCCAGATACACAGTCATCCCTCCAGCAGACCAATAAAAGCCCACATATAAAGCTATGGGGTACCAGCTATGAGCCGGGACTCGATGGGTACAGAGACCATCAACACATTCAACCAAACTCAGTATTAAACCCATTTATTTTTAGCAATCATTAAAAATTATACCTAAACCAGAACAACTGATAGcattttaattaacattaaCAGGAAATAATTTAGAAACAAAAAGAGAGTAAAACTGATTCTTAATTATGTTAGACAAAGAACCACACCTTCCAAAAATGCTTGCAAAGAATGAAGTTCAGAGATGTGAAGGTTCTGATGCACTCAAGTTTAAAGAGCACCAAATTTCAGAATAATGCTTAAAACCAAAATCAGGAATCATAACCCACCTTCCATCATCCGCGTCTGATACTTGAAGTCAAATTCATCCTGTTGCTCCTCCAGCAACTTGACATTGTGCTCCATTTCCTGTGGGGTGAGATGCAGGAGAGTCGACATTACAGACCATGAGGACCATTCTGCGTgtcaaaaaaagagaaacaacgATCGCAGCCCCCGCATGGCCGTGGTGTCTCATGAAACATTCCCTCTTGATCATCAAAACTGAGCATCACCAGCAAGGCCACAGCA
This genomic interval from Paramormyrops kingsleyae isolate MSU_618 chromosome 8, PKINGS_0.4, whole genome shotgun sequence contains the following:
- the stat2 gene encoding signal transducer and activator of transcription 2 isoform X3 gives rise to the protein MSQWDSLQQLDSVYMNKLDELYSHDRFPMDVRHYLSSWIESQNWVGAATDVSLASILFQVLLEKLDNQHSRFVQERDCFVLQRNFRRFKQNFQYRYQEKPHDLAMVMSWLLIKEREILDSAQLAQQVQVLQVHQSPVEMDSQHDIAQQMTKLKNRVQEMEHNVKLLEEQQDEFDFKYQTRMMEGSTSDEEQRQQKNILQVLLNRLNTARKALITAMIEILKLAEELLTVIVNGELVEWHKRQQKSCIGSKEDVDLSYLENWFTMEAECLFQVRKFLKKMEELSGKVTYDNDPFKLKKPTLQRTTDELLVVLLKSAFVVETQPSMPQGKGPLILRTNVQFSVKTRLLVKVPELNHVMKVTVTMDRDAPQVKGYRRFNVLGNSTKALNMIESSSGGMVADFRHLILKEKKNGVGGKGVHEISLSVTEELHTISFQTEFELHGLSVTLQTSSLPVVIISNSSQQQAAWASVLWFNMVSTDPSVRGHMENISFFNNPSPATWSQLADMLSWQFLAATDRGLDPDQLEMIAQKLLGQQLTYSNCPISWTRFSKENMPGSNFSFFIWFDGILVLVKNYLEELWKEGCIMGFVNKDKEKLLLSTKQPGTFLLRFSESARDGGITFSWVEFFQDETPNVRTVQPFTKTDLSQIPFSEIICNFQFLEVLNIPENPLKFLYPNIPRDEAFGKYCKEKKGDENLYRKYRKTKLVFISQENILNGNLDLDSLHDPQSGFPDDDFCDVQIEERFDSLSDKELTCDILKNDLFLVDRDDMDNSLGLAEEDIPPDNHFLNGIEEHLQLL
- the stat2 gene encoding signal transducer and activator of transcription 2 isoform X2, translated to MSQWDSLQQLDSVYMNKLDELYSHDRFPMDVRHYLSSWIESQNWVGAATDVSLASILFQVLLEKLDNQHSRFVQERDCFVLQRNFRRFKQNFQYRYQEKPHDLAMVMSWLLIKEREILDSAQLAQQVQVLQVHQSPVEMDSQHDIAQQMTKLKNRVQEMEHNVKLLEEQQDEFDFKYQTRMMEGSTSDEEQRQQKNILQVLLNRLNTARKALITAMIEILKLAEELLTVIVNGELVEWHKRQQKSCIGSKEDVDLSYLENWFTMEAECLFQVRKFLKKMEELSGKVTYDNDPFKLKKPTLQRTTDELLVVLLKSAFVVETQPSMPQGKGPLILRTNVQFSVKTRLLVKVPELNHVMKVTVTMDRDAPQVKGYRRFNVLGNSTKALNMIESSSGGMVADFRHLILKEKKNGVGGKGVHEISLSVTEELHTISFQTEFELHGLSVTLQTSSLPVVIISNSSQQQAAWASVLWFNMVSTDPSNISFFNNPSPATWSQLADMLSWQFLAATDRGLDPDQLEMIAQKLLGQQLTYSNCPISWTRFSKENMPGSNFSFFIWFDGILVLVKNYLEELWKEGCIMGFVNKDKEKLLLSTKQPGTFLLRFSESARDGGITFSWVEFFQDETPNVRTVQPFTKTDLSQIPFSEIICNFQFLEVLNIPENPLKFLYPNIPRDEAFGKYCKEKKGDENLYRKYRKTKLVFISQENILNGNLDLDSLHDPQSGFPDDDFCDVQIEERFDSLSDKELTCDILKNDLFLVDRDDMDNSLGLAEEDIPPDNHFLNVSRLLAARCSAAPLRHF
- the stat2 gene encoding signal transducer and activator of transcription 2 isoform X1, whose protein sequence is MSQWDSLQQLDSVYMNKLDELYSHDRFPMDVRHYLSSWIESQNWVGAATDVSLASILFQVLLEKLDNQHSRFVQERDCFVLQRNFRRFKQNFQYRYQEKPHDLAMVMSWLLIKEREILDSAQLAQQVQVLQVHQSPVEMDSQHDIAQQMTKLKNRVQEMEHNVKLLEEQQDEFDFKYQTRMMEGSTSDEEQRQQKNILQVLLNRLNTARKALITAMIEILKLAEELLTVIVNGELVEWHKRQQKSCIGSKEDVDLSYLENWFTMEAECLFQVRKFLKKMEELSGKVTYDNDPFKLKKPTLQRTTDELLVVLLKSAFVVETQPSMPQGKGPLILRTNVQFSVKTRLLVKVPELNHVMKVTVTMDRDAPQVKGYRRFNVLGNSTKALNMIESSSGGMVADFRHLILKEKKNGVGGKGVHEISLSVTEELHTISFQTEFELHGLSVTLQTSSLPVVIISNSSQQQAAWASVLWFNMVSTDPSVRGHMENISFFNNPSPATWSQLADMLSWQFLAATDRGLDPDQLEMIAQKLLGQQLTYSNCPISWTRFSKENMPGSNFSFFIWFDGILVLVKNYLEELWKEGCIMGFVNKDKEKLLLSTKQPGTFLLRFSESARDGGITFSWVEFFQDETPNVRTVQPFTKTDLSQIPFSEIICNFQFLEVLNIPENPLKFLYPNIPRDEAFGKYCKEKKGDENLYRKYRKTKLVFISQENILNGNLDLDSLHDPQSGFPDDDFCDVQIEERFDSLSDKELTCDILKNDLFLVDRDDMDNSLGLAEEDIPPDNHFLNVSRLLAARCSAAPLRHF